A genomic region of Rubrivirga sp. SAORIC476 contains the following coding sequences:
- a CDS encoding T9SS type A sorting domain-containing protein has protein sequence MRLSVLLAFLLTAASAQAQPTFSRSFAPNAIGPGSQTTLTYFLTNPEPVRIDGLAFTDSFAGQEGVGAGLMVASPAQATTTCPAEQGGAVVLTATEGSSVVSFSGASLPAGASCTVTVNATASTPAVYETSAVLSSSVGDSQPASATLTVDANRIGFTKSFAPASVPFGGRSRLTYVLDASASGNSFNSLSVTDMLPEGITVADPANASTTCETAQVAASPGSSQVVLSNPIGVVFLSAGATCTVSVDVIGGVIGQLGSVSGDLSARNQTFVILSNGLAGATLGVTGGGLQLSKTFVDDPAAPGGTVTARYRVTNLSRLDQATAIAFEDDLDAALLGLAATGTPTPACGGTVSGTSTLVLSDGVLAPEASCSFDVSLQIPAGASPGTYPAATGPITATVGGSVVTGAPASDDLFVAFVPTFAKSITPDPASGGELVTVAYTITNTDTDTGNGLTDLRMDDPLSGDIGGAVIESLPANGSCGPGSVFFVQSVGGISTFSFSGGAVDPGASCTFDVGVRLAAGTPTGEYVTTSGPLQGQLGGAAVTAPGATATFQVFSPPALSVSLPPEAVQPGGTVDLTIAINQSDEDTFGASELGFTLDLAALPGLSATGLPIMGCGGTLSGSAGDTFLTFSGGSLLPAEDCTFDVTLAVDGSAASGTTTLTTSPLTATVSGQAVTGVAASADLTVSSLTFSTTFVGDPVNPGTALDVTFDIANVSATANATAITFTDNFSSVITGMTITSAGEADVCGPGSQSIVSGSSFFIVTGGALAPGESCQISATVLVPANAASGDYTNVTSALTFQEGGTSRAIPAATDVLTVTENVPPLFTAAFDPTVIATNGTSTLTLTIDNAASLAEAADLAVATALPTNVVVATPSSASTSCAGGTLTAADGGTSVSYTGGSVAGGASCTISLDITGTASDLYTVTTGDLTSSLGNSGPASADLRVAELMFAKTFAEDGVAAGGSTDLTFTLMNGSTADTYQRLAFSDDLDAFLTGAVASGTPQTDVCGTGSQLTGTSVLSLSDGTLAPGESCSFTVTVVLPGAASPGVYVNETSALTARVGVADVTLPAATDALQVFVPPTFAKAFAPDAVLFGEGSTLTFTIDNTAEVAAATDLAFADDFPAGLVIATPSNASTTCTGGTLTAADGASALTYTGGTVAAGTACEVTVDVISTTPGTFLNTSGDLTSSLGNSGPAAATLAVASPPPAFAKAFSPEEILAGGVSTLTLSIDNAVATEAASDLDVTDNLPAGMTVATPSNATTTCTGGTLTAADGASTLTYTGGTVAAGASCTVAVDVTSATPGDLVNTTGELTSSLGTSGTASATLTVSAAPPTFTKAFAPETVALGGRSTLTLVIDNAAAPVAATDLTFTDALPSGMVIATPGNAAATCTDGTLVAIDGASTLSYSGGTVAASASCTISVDVTGTEVGALVNTTSDLTSSLGNSGPASATLTVEQPALLATKAFALFDRDNPRTADEGETIRYTIEASVEDGRTLSGVVFDDVLSPYTALRVGSVSTNVGVVTSGNDPGDTSVSVDLGTLTPASGTVKITFNTAVVGGIPESVAVLCNQGTFTGDFPVVGTDDPSEPGISDPTCTPVTQPDVNIEVVSLTAERGGQVVMQGTLTNTTANPIRVQVSGRLLTPDGQTIPSEGRRVSVQPGATIGPAQLIRGINLSASAPDGLYRLTLDAVTVNTSRLVDTDVVEFTLTPAGMLADASDATTADADVPAAAVAAPAAASLSAEDLAAIEPGAGPNPFLGRTVIRYGLPEAAQVDLRVFDLQGRLVAVLESGSRPAGLEEVVFDASARPVGVYIWRLSIDGEVTTGRVTLVR, from the coding sequence ATGCGACTTTCTGTACTCCTGGCCTTCCTGCTCACGGCGGCATCGGCTCAGGCCCAGCCCACCTTCAGTCGCTCGTTCGCTCCGAACGCCATTGGCCCAGGCAGCCAGACGACGCTCACCTATTTTCTCACCAACCCGGAGCCCGTGCGGATCGATGGCCTGGCGTTCACGGACTCCTTCGCCGGTCAAGAGGGGGTGGGCGCAGGACTCATGGTGGCGTCGCCCGCACAGGCGACCACGACCTGTCCGGCGGAGCAGGGCGGAGCCGTCGTCCTGACCGCCACCGAAGGCAGCTCGGTCGTGAGCTTCTCGGGTGCATCGCTCCCTGCGGGCGCCTCCTGCACCGTCACCGTCAACGCGACGGCGTCGACGCCCGCTGTGTATGAGACCTCGGCCGTGCTTTCATCGAGCGTGGGGGATAGCCAGCCAGCGTCCGCGACGCTGACAGTCGACGCGAACCGGATCGGCTTCACGAAGAGCTTCGCGCCGGCCTCGGTGCCGTTTGGCGGGCGCAGCAGGCTCACGTACGTGCTCGACGCCAGCGCCTCGGGCAACTCGTTCAACTCCCTCTCCGTGACGGACATGCTGCCGGAGGGAATCACCGTCGCCGACCCGGCGAACGCGTCGACCACCTGCGAGACGGCTCAGGTGGCCGCCTCGCCGGGTAGCAGCCAGGTGGTCCTGTCCAATCCAATCGGGGTCGTCTTCCTCTCTGCCGGAGCCACCTGCACGGTGTCGGTTGACGTGATCGGCGGCGTGATCGGGCAACTCGGCTCGGTGTCGGGCGACCTCTCGGCCCGCAATCAGACCTTCGTGATCCTGAGCAACGGACTGGCGGGAGCCACACTGGGGGTGACGGGCGGTGGGCTCCAACTGTCGAAGACGTTCGTAGACGACCCGGCGGCTCCGGGCGGCACCGTCACCGCGCGCTACCGGGTCACCAACCTGAGCCGACTCGATCAGGCCACGGCCATCGCCTTCGAGGACGACCTCGACGCGGCGCTGCTGGGCCTGGCAGCGACCGGCACCCCGACTCCAGCGTGTGGCGGAACCGTATCCGGGACCTCGACCCTCGTCTTGAGCGATGGCGTCCTGGCTCCTGAAGCCTCGTGTTCCTTCGATGTCTCCCTTCAGATCCCCGCGGGTGCGTCCCCCGGGACGTACCCGGCTGCCACGGGTCCGATCACCGCGACCGTGGGGGGCTCGGTGGTGACGGGTGCGCCCGCATCGGACGACCTGTTCGTGGCGTTCGTGCCCACGTTCGCCAAAAGCATCACCCCGGACCCGGCTTCAGGAGGGGAGCTGGTCACGGTCGCCTACACGATCACCAACACCGACACCGACACGGGGAATGGGCTGACCGACCTGCGCATGGACGATCCGTTGTCGGGGGACATCGGGGGAGCAGTCATCGAATCCCTGCCCGCCAATGGGTCCTGTGGGCCAGGGTCCGTGTTCTTCGTCCAGTCGGTCGGAGGCATCTCGACCTTCAGCTTCTCGGGTGGGGCGGTCGATCCCGGCGCGTCGTGCACGTTCGACGTGGGGGTTCGGTTGGCCGCTGGGACGCCGACCGGGGAGTATGTGACCACCTCGGGACCGCTTCAGGGGCAGTTGGGCGGTGCGGCCGTAACGGCCCCCGGCGCGACGGCCACCTTCCAGGTGTTCTCGCCGCCCGCGCTGTCGGTGTCGTTGCCTCCTGAGGCGGTGCAACCCGGCGGGACCGTCGACCTGACCATCGCCATCAACCAGAGCGATGAGGACACCTTCGGCGCGAGCGAACTCGGGTTCACGCTCGATCTCGCCGCTTTGCCAGGCCTCAGCGCGACGGGCCTCCCCATCATGGGGTGCGGCGGCACGCTGAGCGGAAGCGCGGGCGACACCTTCCTGACGTTCTCGGGCGGGTCTCTGCTGCCTGCCGAGGACTGCACGTTCGACGTGACCCTCGCCGTCGACGGCTCGGCGGCATCTGGGACGACGACGCTCACGACGAGCCCGCTTACGGCGACGGTCTCCGGACAGGCCGTGACCGGAGTGGCGGCCTCGGCCGACCTCACCGTGTCGTCGCTGACGTTCTCGACCACGTTCGTCGGCGACCCCGTCAATCCCGGGACTGCACTCGACGTGACCTTCGACATCGCGAACGTCAGCGCCACGGCGAACGCGACGGCGATCACCTTCACGGACAACTTCAGCAGCGTGATCACCGGCATGACGATCACGTCGGCGGGGGAGGCCGACGTGTGTGGCCCGGGGTCCCAGTCCATCGTCTCCGGCTCGTCGTTCTTCATCGTGACCGGGGGGGCACTCGCCCCGGGCGAGTCGTGCCAGATCTCGGCGACCGTCCTGGTCCCGGCGAACGCGGCCAGCGGCGACTACACGAACGTGACGAGCGCACTGACCTTCCAGGAGGGTGGCACGAGCCGCGCCATCCCTGCAGCCACGGACGTGCTCACGGTAACGGAGAATGTGCCGCCGCTCTTCACGGCGGCCTTTGACCCGACGGTGATCGCCACGAACGGCACGAGCACCCTCACCCTCACCATCGACAACGCCGCTTCGCTCGCCGAGGCGGCTGATCTGGCCGTGGCCACAGCGCTGCCGACCAACGTGGTGGTCGCCACGCCCTCCAGCGCCTCGACCTCCTGCGCCGGCGGGACGCTGACGGCGGCGGACGGAGGCACCTCGGTGTCGTACACGGGCGGCTCGGTCGCGGGCGGCGCCTCCTGCACGATTTCGCTCGACATCACCGGCACCGCTTCCGACCTCTACACCGTGACGACGGGCGACCTCACCTCGTCCCTGGGCAACAGTGGCCCGGCGAGCGCCGACCTGCGCGTGGCAGAGCTGATGTTCGCCAAGACGTTCGCCGAGGACGGTGTGGCAGCGGGAGGCTCGACCGACCTGACGTTCACGCTCATGAACGGCAGCACGGCGGACACCTACCAGCGGCTCGCGTTCTCGGACGACCTCGATGCCTTCCTCACCGGGGCCGTCGCCTCGGGGACGCCTCAGACGGATGTCTGTGGCACCGGCTCTCAACTCACGGGTACGTCAGTGCTGTCGCTCAGCGACGGCACGCTGGCACCGGGGGAGAGTTGCTCGTTTACCGTGACCGTCGTGCTCCCCGGTGCCGCCTCGCCCGGTGTATATGTCAACGAGACCAGTGCGCTCACCGCGCGGGTCGGCGTGGCCGACGTGACGCTCCCGGCGGCCACCGACGCCCTGCAGGTGTTCGTGCCGCCGACGTTCGCGAAGGCGTTCGCCCCGGACGCGGTCCTCTTCGGCGAGGGCAGCACGCTCACCTTCACCATCGACAACACCGCCGAGGTGGCCGCGGCGACCGATCTCGCCTTCGCCGACGATTTCCCTGCGGGGCTCGTGATCGCGACGCCTTCCAACGCATCCACCACCTGCACGGGTGGGACGCTGACGGCGGCCGATGGCGCGTCGGCCCTCACCTACACGGGTGGTACCGTCGCTGCGGGAACGGCGTGCGAGGTCACGGTTGACGTGATCAGCACGACACCGGGGACGTTCCTCAATACGTCGGGGGATCTCACGTCTTCACTCGGGAACAGCGGACCGGCCGCGGCGACGCTCGCGGTTGCCTCGCCCCCGCCGGCCTTCGCGAAAGCATTCTCCCCCGAGGAGATCCTCGCGGGCGGGGTGAGCACGCTCACGCTCAGCATCGACAACGCTGTCGCCACCGAGGCGGCCAGTGACCTCGACGTGACCGACAACCTCCCTGCTGGGATGACCGTCGCTACGCCGTCCAACGCGACGACGACCTGCACCGGGGGCACGCTGACCGCGGCCGATGGGGCCTCGACGCTCACGTACACCGGAGGTACCGTTGCGGCGGGCGCGTCCTGCACGGTGGCCGTGGACGTCACGAGCGCGACGCCGGGAGACCTGGTCAACACGACCGGGGAGCTGACCTCCTCGCTCGGGACCAGCGGCACGGCGTCGGCGACGCTGACGGTCTCGGCTGCGCCACCGACCTTCACGAAGGCCTTCGCTCCGGAGACGGTGGCGCTGGGGGGGCGGAGCACACTCACGCTGGTCATCGACAACGCGGCTGCGCCCGTCGCGGCGACCGATCTCACGTTCACGGACGCCCTCCCGTCGGGGATGGTGATCGCGACGCCTGGCAATGCCGCTGCGACCTGCACGGACGGGACGCTGGTCGCCATCGACGGTGCCTCGACGCTGTCGTACAGCGGAGGGACGGTGGCCGCGAGCGCCTCGTGCACGATCTCGGTGGACGTGACGGGCACGGAGGTCGGCGCCCTCGTCAACACGACGAGTGACCTGACCTCCTCCCTCGGCAACAGCGGTCCGGCGTCGGCTACCCTTACGGTCGAGCAGCCCGCGCTGCTGGCGACGAAGGCGTTCGCCCTCTTCGACCGCGACAATCCGCGCACGGCCGATGAGGGAGAGACCATCCGCTACACCATCGAGGCGTCGGTGGAGGACGGCCGGACGCTCTCCGGCGTCGTCTTCGACGACGTCCTGAGTCCCTACACGGCGCTGCGCGTGGGGTCGGTGAGCACCAACGTCGGCGTGGTGACCTCGGGTAACGACCCCGGCGACACGAGCGTGTCCGTCGACCTGGGCACGCTCACGCCCGCCTCGGGCACGGTGAAGATCACCTTCAACACTGCCGTGGTCGGCGGCATCCCGGAGTCGGTCGCGGTCCTCTGCAACCAGGGCACCTTCACGGGCGACTTCCCCGTCGTAGGAACGGATGACCCGAGTGAGCCTGGGATCAGCGACCCGACCTGCACGCCCGTGACCCAGCCCGACGTCAACATCGAGGTGGTGTCGCTGACGGCGGAGCGCGGGGGCCAGGTCGTGATGCAGGGCACGCTGACCAACACGACGGCGAACCCGATTCGCGTCCAGGTCTCGGGCCGCCTCCTGACCCCGGACGGGCAGACCATCCCCAGCGAGGGGCGTCGCGTCTCCGTTCAGCCCGGTGCGACCATCGGGCCCGCTCAGCTGATCCGCGGCATCAACCTCTCGGCGTCGGCGCCGGACGGCTTGTACCGGCTGACGCTGGACGCGGTGACGGTCAACACGAGCCGCCTCGTGGATACGGACGTGGTCGAGTTCACCCTGACGCCCGCTGGCATGCTGGCGGACGCCTCGGACGCCACCACGGCGGACGCCGACGTGCCGGCGGCGGCCGTCGCCGCGCCCGCCGCTGCGTCGCTCTCTGCGGAGGACCTCGCTGCCATCGAGCCGGGCGCAGGGCCGAACCCGTTCCTCGGGCGGACCGTGATCCGCTACGGGCTGCCCGAGGCGGCCCAGGTCGACCTTCGCGTGTTCGACCTTCAGGGTCGGCTCGTGGCGGTGCTGGAGAGCGGCTCGCGTCCGGCAGGCCTGGAAGAGGTGGTCTTCGATGCCTCGGCGCGGCCCGTTGGCGTCTACATCTGGCGCCTAAGCATCGACGGGGAGGTGACGACGGGCCGGGTCACGCTCGTCCGGTAG
- a CDS encoding MBL fold metallo-hydrolase: protein MTVHLLGTGSAHAGPDRTTTMLAVEYEAHVVLVDCGGDAVQRMLACGLDPLAVDTIILTHEHPDHISGYPLLIEKLWLMGRREALNIYGPAPTLEKARAVFAIFDTLHWQGLPERRFHPVVMEPGAPVVRLGGLTISAAPVDHPVPTIGLRFTTEAGTLVYSCDTAHSEAVVALAMGADVLIHEGTGSLSGVHSSPAEAADVAARAGVGRLVLVHAPVGASDEDLTDARAIFDETTWGQDGGQVSVGQ from the coding sequence ATGACCGTCCACCTCCTGGGCACCGGCTCCGCACACGCTGGCCCCGACCGAACCACCACGATGCTCGCCGTGGAATACGAGGCACACGTGGTCCTCGTCGACTGCGGGGGGGACGCGGTGCAGCGGATGCTGGCCTGCGGCCTCGACCCGCTGGCGGTGGACACGATCATTTTGACGCACGAGCACCCGGATCACATTTCCGGATACCCGCTTCTGATCGAGAAGCTGTGGCTGATGGGGCGGCGCGAAGCGCTAAACATCTACGGACCCGCCCCGACGCTGGAAAAGGCACGGGCCGTGTTCGCCATATTCGATACCCTCCACTGGCAGGGCCTCCCCGAGCGCCGCTTCCACCCGGTGGTCATGGAGCCGGGCGCTCCCGTCGTCCGCCTGGGCGGACTGACCATCTCGGCTGCACCGGTGGACCACCCCGTGCCGACCATCGGGCTCCGGTTTACGACCGAGGCGGGCACGCTCGTCTACTCGTGCGACACCGCACACAGCGAGGCGGTGGTGGCGCTCGCCATGGGCGCCGACGTGCTGATCCATGAGGGCACCGGCTCACTCTCTGGGGTTCACAGCTCCCCAGCAGAGGCCGCCGACGTGGCCGCCCGCGCGGGGGTCGGGCGGTTGGTCCTCGTCCACGCCCCCGTCGGCGCGTCGGACGAGGATCTGACAGACGCGCGGGCCATCTTCGACGAGACCACCTGGGGCCAGGACGGAGGCCAGGTCTCGGTCGGCCAGTAG
- a CDS encoding polyprenyl synthetase family protein has product MSPAVASPPSLSDAAPLSLKAIQGPVAPDLTTFRQHFREAMRSRVRLLDTIVQYLLKRKGKQIRPTLVLLSAELCGGITERSYRGATLVELLHTATLVHDDVIDEAETRRGVASINALWKNKVGVLLGDYLLSRGLLLALDARDYDLLHITSDAVRRMSEGELLQLETARKLDMTEERYFQIIADKTGSLIAACMAAGAASAGADEETVARAKAIGETIGLAFQIRDDLFDYDPSATAGKPVGLDLQDRKMTLPLILALERADDPTRKRIRRIVRKRKKSRAEVDEVVTFVTTSGGLAEARARMVTLATDAADALGAFPVSDARDALVGLCAYVVARKA; this is encoded by the coding sequence GTGTCCCCTGCCGTCGCCTCCCCGCCGTCCCTCTCCGACGCCGCTCCGCTGAGCCTCAAGGCGATTCAGGGTCCCGTCGCACCGGACCTGACCACCTTTCGGCAGCACTTTCGGGAGGCGATGCGGTCGCGGGTCCGCCTCCTGGACACGATCGTTCAGTACCTCCTCAAGCGGAAGGGCAAGCAGATCCGCCCGACGCTGGTGCTCCTCTCGGCCGAACTCTGCGGCGGCATCACCGAGCGGAGCTACCGCGGCGCGACGCTGGTCGAGTTGCTCCACACGGCGACGCTCGTCCACGACGACGTGATCGACGAGGCAGAGACCCGGCGCGGCGTCGCGTCCATCAACGCGCTCTGGAAGAACAAAGTGGGCGTGCTCCTGGGCGACTACCTGCTCTCCCGCGGCCTCCTGCTCGCCCTGGACGCCCGCGACTACGATCTGCTTCACATCACCTCCGACGCCGTCCGCCGGATGTCCGAGGGCGAACTGCTCCAGCTGGAGACAGCGCGCAAGCTGGACATGACCGAGGAGCGCTACTTCCAGATCATCGCCGACAAGACCGGCTCGCTCATCGCTGCCTGCATGGCGGCCGGGGCTGCGTCTGCGGGGGCCGACGAGGAGACCGTCGCCCGCGCGAAAGCCATCGGCGAGACCATCGGCCTCGCGTTCCAGATCCGTGACGACCTGTTCGACTACGACCCGAGCGCAACGGCGGGCAAGCCGGTCGGCCTGGACCTCCAGGACCGCAAGATGACCCTCCCGCTCATCCTGGCGCTGGAGCGTGCCGACGACCCCACCCGGAAGCGGATCCGCCGGATCGTGCGCAAGCGGAAGAAGAGCCGCGCGGAGGTCGACGAAGTCGTGACGTTCGTGACCACCTCGGGGGGACTGGCAGAAGCCCGGGCCCGCATGGTCACCCTCGCCACGGACGCCGCCGACGCCCTGGGCGCGTTCCCCGTCTCGGACGCCCGCGATGCGCTCGTCGGCCTCTGCGCCTACGTCGTCGCCCGGAAGGCATAG
- a CDS encoding DUF2851 family protein translates to MTDLLVHEPLVAEPLDRIARIPEAAIQDAWVRGLFDASRLQTTDGQPVRLVDAGRLNRDSGPDVSDARVEIGGLLWAGDIEIHTSSSAWETHRHHLDSAYDRVVLHVVLTADRRTGTLRRADGSELPELVLLPHLDRSLRALLRAFHLDAATTPQCGSRWREVDPKLAGDWIRHLGTERLRHRAQEVGRAYGQRPDLDRLLVRRMFRALGYEANADAFETLAERVSLTAVRALDGRAIQDRLLAASGLERTDLFDPATSTEPPMRSDAWRRGGRPANAPRRRIAQAAAWLAPAGPLRLDAVATLAEAARAGLDPVLTLLRPAPPDGSAPMGRTRAVRVLADAVLPVLLLDAEQREDPGAEGAVLDLYRSIPTSEDHVTRAFAEAGFRPRSAVEAQGVQQLARSYCQEGRCARCAIGRALYPALDRM, encoded by the coding sequence ATGACTGACCTGCTGGTCCACGAACCCCTCGTCGCCGAACCGCTCGACCGCATCGCCCGGATCCCCGAGGCCGCCATCCAGGACGCCTGGGTGCGCGGCCTCTTCGACGCGAGCCGGTTGCAGACGACGGACGGCCAACCGGTGCGGCTCGTCGACGCCGGGCGGCTCAACCGGGACTCCGGCCCCGATGTCTCGGATGCGCGTGTCGAGATCGGGGGGCTTCTGTGGGCGGGGGACATCGAGATCCACACGTCCAGCTCGGCGTGGGAGACGCACCGCCACCACCTCGACTCGGCCTACGACCGGGTCGTGCTGCACGTCGTGCTGACGGCGGACCGGCGGACCGGAACGCTCCGACGGGCCGACGGATCGGAGTTGCCGGAGTTGGTGCTCCTCCCCCACCTCGACCGGTCGCTCCGGGCGCTGCTGCGTGCGTTTCATCTGGACGCGGCCACGACGCCCCAGTGCGGTTCGCGGTGGCGTGAGGTGGACCCGAAGCTCGCCGGGGACTGGATCCGACACCTGGGCACGGAACGGCTCCGGCACCGCGCGCAGGAAGTCGGGCGGGCGTACGGGCAGCGCCCCGACCTCGACCGTCTCTTGGTCAGGCGCATGTTCCGAGCGCTCGGCTATGAGGCGAACGCGGATGCGTTCGAGACGCTCGCGGAGCGCGTCTCTCTCACCGCCGTGCGCGCCCTCGACGGCCGTGCCATCCAGGACCGGTTGCTGGCCGCCTCCGGCCTGGAGCGCACGGACCTCTTCGATCCGGCGACCTCCACCGAGCCCCCCATGCGGTCCGACGCCTGGCGCCGGGGCGGGCGCCCGGCCAACGCGCCCCGGCGGCGCATCGCACAGGCCGCGGCGTGGCTGGCGCCCGCGGGCCCCCTCCGCCTCGACGCGGTCGCCACCCTGGCCGAGGCAGCCCGAGCGGGTCTCGACCCCGTTCTGACCTTGCTGAGACCGGCTCCCCCGGACGGCAGCGCTCCGATGGGACGCACGCGCGCCGTGCGCGTCCTGGCCGACGCTGTCCTGCCGGTGCTCTTGCTCGATGCCGAGCAACGCGAGGATCCCGGCGCAGAGGGAGCGGTCCTCGACCTGTACCGATCCATTCCCACCTCCGAGGACCACGTCACGCGGGCGTTCGCCGAAGCGGGGTTCCGACCCCGCTCTGCGGTCGAGGCGCAGGGGGTCCAGCAGCTCGCCCGGTCCTACTGCCAGGAGGGGCGCTGCGCTCGCTGCGCCATCGGACGCGCACTCTATCCAGCGCTCGATCGCATGTAG
- the pgl gene encoding 6-phosphogluconolactonase, translated as MSAEIIVLPSKQAVAEALADRTATALRAALTEKKRVTLCLTGGSTPVTAYARLAEAEGIDWGRVHLFWGDERCVPPDHPESNFAMANRTLIRPASIPKTNVHKMPGDCPPPEGSVVYEQALEQFFGADLRFDVLHLGMGEDGHTASLFPGTDALGETDRRVTVGHAPASAAVRDRLTLTFPALAKADLCLVAAAGAGKRGAFTEVLDAYDGEAVGPPIARVEVDGTMVWLVDRELASGLADDDEG; from the coding sequence ATGTCTGCCGAGATCATCGTTCTCCCCAGCAAACAGGCCGTCGCCGAGGCGCTGGCCGACCGGACGGCGACCGCCCTTCGCGCGGCGCTGACGGAGAAAAAGCGCGTGACGCTGTGCCTCACGGGCGGCTCCACGCCGGTCACCGCCTACGCCCGCCTCGCCGAGGCCGAGGGCATCGACTGGGGCCGCGTGCACCTGTTCTGGGGCGACGAGCGGTGCGTCCCGCCGGACCACCCAGAGAGCAACTTCGCTATGGCGAACCGGACGCTCATCCGCCCGGCCAGCATCCCGAAGACGAACGTCCACAAGATGCCCGGCGACTGCCCACCGCCGGAGGGATCGGTCGTCTACGAACAGGCCCTGGAGCAGTTTTTCGGCGCCGACCTCCGGTTCGACGTGCTCCACCTCGGGATGGGCGAGGACGGACACACGGCGTCGCTCTTCCCCGGCACCGACGCGCTCGGCGAGACCGACCGGCGCGTGACGGTCGGTCATGCGCCCGCGTCGGCTGCAGTCCGTGACCGGCTCACGCTGACGTTCCCCGCGCTCGCTAAAGCGGACCTCTGCCTCGTGGCCGCCGCCGGCGCGGGCAAGCGCGGCGCCTTCACCGAGGTGCTCGACGCGTACGACGGGGAGGCCGTCGGCCCTCCCATCGCGCGGGTCGAGGTGGACGGGACGATGGTCTGGCTGGTCGACCGCGAACTCGCGTCCGGCCTCGCAGACGACGACGAAGGTTAG
- the zwf gene encoding glucose-6-phosphate dehydrogenase yields MDPHLFVLFGATGDLAAVKLFPALYHVTTREGAPEPTILGVGRSDWDDARLQAAAVSSLTEGGVDESDARAWAEAALRYARVTAYDDLAPVFDAAAALEEERDLEGERVYYLALPPSAFPGTIASLGEHEAERGTVGDHVAEDAPWVRLVIEKPFGHDLASARELNAIVHEHFPEDVVYRIDHYLGKETVQNLLVFRFANAFFESAWTRQDVERVEITVAETNDAAGRAGYFDGVGTLRDMIQNHLTQLFALTAMDPPARLDAEGIRSEKIKVLRSTRTARPDAVILGQYASGPDDPEGYADHEGVAEGSRTETFATVRLQLDNWRWQGVPFILRTGKRMPARVSEIAVVFRRPPVTLFQTSGGCDPTPNVLRLRLQPDEGFRLSFDVKTPGNGFGVSTQELSFDYEDRFGAFPDAYETLLADIVRGDATLFVHGDEAEEAWRVYSEILDNDAIEVHPYPSRTWGPDATETLIQAPPTEEVAASDDTC; encoded by the coding sequence ATGGATCCGCACCTGTTCGTCCTCTTCGGCGCCACCGGCGACCTCGCCGCGGTCAAGCTCTTCCCCGCGCTCTACCACGTCACGACGCGCGAAGGCGCTCCAGAGCCGACCATCCTCGGCGTCGGCCGGTCGGACTGGGATGACGCCCGCCTCCAGGCCGCCGCCGTCTCGTCACTGACCGAGGGTGGGGTCGACGAGAGCGACGCCCGCGCCTGGGCCGAGGCCGCGCTCCGGTATGCCCGCGTGACCGCCTACGACGACCTCGCGCCCGTCTTCGACGCCGCCGCCGCACTGGAGGAGGAGCGGGACCTGGAGGGCGAGCGCGTCTACTACCTGGCCCTGCCTCCGTCTGCCTTTCCGGGCACCATCGCCTCCCTCGGCGAGCACGAGGCTGAGCGCGGGACTGTCGGCGACCACGTGGCGGAGGATGCCCCGTGGGTGCGTCTGGTCATCGAGAAGCCGTTCGGCCACGACCTGGCCAGCGCGCGGGAGTTGAATGCGATCGTCCATGAGCACTTCCCCGAGGACGTCGTCTATCGGATCGACCACTACCTGGGGAAAGAGACCGTCCAGAACCTGCTCGTCTTCCGGTTCGCGAACGCCTTTTTCGAGTCCGCCTGGACGCGCCAGGACGTGGAGCGTGTCGAGATCACCGTCGCCGAGACCAACGATGCCGCCGGGCGCGCGGGCTACTTCGACGGCGTGGGCACGCTGCGCGACATGATCCAGAACCACCTCACGCAACTCTTCGCGCTGACGGCGATGGACCCACCGGCCCGGCTGGACGCGGAGGGCATCCGCAGCGAGAAGATCAAGGTGCTCCGCTCCACCCGCACCGCCCGCCCCGACGCCGTCATCCTGGGACAGTACGCCTCCGGCCCCGACGATCCGGAAGGCTACGCCGACCACGAGGGCGTCGCCGAGGGCTCACGGACCGAGACCTTTGCCACCGTCCGTCTCCAGCTCGACAACTGGCGCTGGCAGGGGGTCCCCTTCATCCTCCGCACCGGCAAGCGGATGCCCGCGCGCGTCTCCGAGATCGCGGTCGTGTTCCGGCGCCCGCCGGTGACGCTCTTCCAGACGTCGGGCGGCTGCGACCCGACGCCCAACGTACTCCGCCTCCGTCTCCAGCCCGACGAAGGCTTCCGCCTCTCCTTCGACGTCAAGACGCCCGGCAACGGGTTCGGTGTGAGCACCCAGGAACTGTCGTTCGACTACGAGGACCGATTCGGTGCCTTCCCGGACGCGTATGAGACGCTCCTCGCCGACATCGTCCGCGGCGACGCGACGCTGTTCGTCCACGGCGACGAGGCTGAGGAAGCGTGGCGCGTGTATTCGGAGATCCTCGACAACGACGCCATCGAGGTCCACCCGTACCCGTCCCGCACCTGGGGCCCCGATGCCACAGAGACGCTCATCCAGGCGCCGCCGACCGAAGAGGTGGCGGCGTCCGACGACACCTGCTGA